A single genomic interval of Lathyrus oleraceus cultivar Zhongwan6 chromosome 7, CAAS_Psat_ZW6_1.0, whole genome shotgun sequence harbors:
- the LOC127103583 gene encoding putative F-box protein At3g16210 yields MFTNCSLDLKVKENMKKSTGKKVTNHIPYDLEISILSNLPIKSLKRFGCVCKSWGILFENSNFLNIFSNNFISNHQSYYDDTSLLLQQTITNFNGSCYHSLYSLYEDSFIKRVKLEWPDPFLAENPDIYILDSGSVNGTLCLYLFINGICRIEIWNPNTKELIVIPRSSVEFVPPPYDMYFALLHGFGYNHIQNDYKIIRFINVGLLHGDLYGGNYWEIYSLRSNSWRTLHINMPMCGHGTFGERLYTIGMCHWISRANTNQDDSYLVSFNLNDEIFDTTLIPIFMDNELNPEFSIHLVMLIGSIATISWYDDTTTFHISVLGELGVKESWIKLFIVGPLSCVDHPIGVDKEGNIYFQKQNGDLILLDLRTNVISDIGFNGWYTSQIVILKESFLPIGGINL; encoded by the coding sequence ATGTTCACTAATTGTTCATTAGATTTAAAAGTGAAAGAGAATATGAAAAAATCCACAGGTAAAAAGGTAACAAACCACATACCTTATGATCTTGAAATTTCAATTCTTTCAAATTTGCCTATAAAATCATTAAAACGATTTGGATGTGTATGCAAATCATGGGGTATTCTTTTTGAAAATTCTAATTTTTTGAATATCTTCTCAAATAACTTTATATCTAATCATCAGTCTTATTATGATGATACATCTCTTCTGTTGCAACAGACAATAACTAATTTTAATGGTAGTTGTTATCACTCATTATATTCTCTTTATGAAGATAGTTTTATAAAGAGAGTGAAACTAGAATGGCCAGACCCCTTCCTCGCGGAGAACCCAGATATTTATATTTTAGATTCAGGTAGTGTTAATGGCACTCTTTGTTTATACCTATTCATAAATGGAATTTGCAGAATTGAAATTTGGAATCCAAATACCAAAGAATTAATAGTCATCCCCCGTAGTTCTGTTGAATTTGTACCACCCCCTTATGACATGTACTTTGCTCTTCTTCATGGATTTGGTTATAACCATATTCAAAATGACTATAAAATAATTCGATTTATAAATGTTGGCTTATTACATGGAGATCTATATGGAGGAAATTATTGGGAGATATATAGTTTAAGAAGTAATTCTTGGAGAACACTACATATAAACATGCCTATGTGTGGTCATGGTACTTTCGGAGAACGATTATACACAATTGGAATGTGTCATTGGATAAGTAGAGCTAATACAAATCAAGATGATTCTTATTTGGTTTCATTTAACTTGAATGATGAGATATTCGACACAACACTCATACCCATATTCATGGATAATGAACTTAATCCTGAATTTAGCATACATTTGGTGATGTTAATTGGATCAATTGCCACGATCTCATGGTATGATGATACTACTACTTTTCATATATCAGTACTAGGAGAACTTGGTGTGAAAGAATCATGGATAAAACTCTTTATTGTTGGACCATTGTCTTGTGTTGATCATCCTATTGGAGTAGACAAAGAGGGTAATATatattttcaaaaacaaaatGGTGATTTAATTTTGTTGGATTTAAGAACAAATGTGATTTCTGATATTGGTTTTAATGGATGGTATACTAGTCAAATAGTAATCTTAAAGGAAAGCTTTCTTCCTATTGGTGGAATAAATCTGTAG